Genomic DNA from Salinibacterium sp. NK8237:
ATTGATCGACGAGCTCTTCCCACGCACCAGCGACCTGATCGTGAGCTGCCTTGGCGTCACGACGGCGCCGCGCCCGGCGAAGTTTGTAGAGTCCGATGATCAGTAGCGGCATGAAAATGATCATTGCCGGAATCAACAGGCTGAGGCCTACCGCATATACCCATCCCGGAATCGAGAAGGCAACTCCCTCATCGTCTTCGTCGCTCTCCTCCAACTCAACCGGCGTCAGCAGGTCTTCGGCATCCGCCTCAACACGTGGTGGTTGGCGCACTTGAGGTTGAGGCTCGCTCTGCGGTTTCGGCGTCTGATCTTGAGGAATATCGGTCTCATCCGGTGTCGGATCGAAAACAACCCACCCCACATCGTCGAACGCAACCTCGACCCACGCCGTGACATCGCCGCCGGTGACTTCGGCAGTCTGACCGTCAACGATCTCTGGCGCAAAGCCCATAACTACGCGCGCTGGGTACCCGAAGCTGCGCGCCATCAGGGCGAATGCCGAGGCGTACTGCTCTTGATCGCCGACCATCTGGTTGCGTTCAAGCAGGTCGGTGATTCGGTCAGCACCATGCCCTGCACGTGATGCAACAGTGTCGGATGCTCGACCGTGACTCAAGAAACCCGTTGTCGTTAACGCGAGACGGATCGCTTCGAGTTGGGCAGCAGGCGCCGTCGCATCGGCGGCATACTCCTGAGCCTTCGACGTGACGATGTCTGGGCTAGACGAAACCGGAGGCAGCTCAACAGCAGCCACCGGCACATCAGCCAAATCTTCGATCGAAACTACCTGCTGAAGCGTGGCATCGATCGTGTAAGAGTCACCCTCGCTCAGTCCAGCAGTGAGCACCGCGGTGCCAGTTGTCGCGTTGTAGCGGAGGCTATCGGTGGAATCGAGGGCAGATCCCGCCGTGAAATCAAGATTTGTCGGATACCCGATGCTCGGCATCCAGACATCCGCATACTCCCCCATAGTGAAGGTCACATCGGTGCGACGCTCGGGAGTCACAAACGACTGAGCTGGCAATTCGCGCCCCACCAAACTGAACGTGCCAGAGCCATCCGCGCTCGACTCCGACCCCGTCACATTCCACAACTTGCCCGTAAACGAGTCAAGCGTGGCGAGGCGTACCGTGTCGCCGGCTTTCAGACCCGACACCGTAAACAACACATCGTCTGTGACTTGCTTGGTGTAATGACGGAACCCGGCCAAAGGGCTCGGATACTGCAGCGGGTCGAACGGCGGCTCGATCTCATCCCGCAGCACAAAGCGTTGATCCTGGGCGGGGGCGATCCACCAGCCGGCTCCCCCACCGAGAAGCACGGCTGCCGCAAGCACGACAGCGGTTCCCGCGATCTTGCGCGTGCGCATCCGTGTGGCTCCGGCTTGCGCGATGTTGTCGCCGCCGGTGCGATGCCAACCCAACCAGAGGAGGGCGAGCACGGCAAAGCTGACGCCTCGGATGCCAGCTTGATAAGGATCGTCGGTGCCGATCAGGATGCTCGCGACATAGATCGCCAACGGGCCAAGCAGCACAATGCCGAAACGCCATGCCGAACGGCGTGCCCGCGCCAACCAACGAACCGCGAGCGACGTGGAGACGAGCGCTACCAACCACGTCGCGAAATAGGGAACGACAGTGATGTGCTGAGGCGCCTCAATCGGAGTCTGGAGTGTGACGATATCTGCCCACCCATAGACAGTACCGATGGCAATCGTCGACAGGGATTGAAGGGTGGGCAGCACAAAGAGAGGGGCCTGCTGGGGAACTGCAATCGCGGTGCCGCACAAGAAGTACGCCACGACAGCCACCACGATCGTCGTGACAACATTCACTCTCAGGATGCTCGCGACGATTCCAGTGGCCGCCCCGAGAACAAGGCCGCCGATCGCCGGCAGCAAAAAGCTATAGCCACCAAATGAGGGCTCAAACCCGAGCAATCCAATGATGGTGAGTGCCAACACGATGCTGACATCGGCCCACGTTCGCGCACTGAGGGTCCGTCGCACCGAAGGCTGCTTCGTTGTGCTCAACCGCCCAACCCCCGCACGAGCTTCGAAAGGTCAGCAAGATCACCGATCGTGATCACGGTCAATCCGGCTACAGCAGAAATTGTGGGCTCAGCGCCCTCCACGATGTGAAAAGCGACCTGACTGGTGTCTTGGCCGAAGAGCGACTGAACACTACGAAAATCGGCCGTACTCATCCCCGAGCCAGCCACAATCATGACGACGCTGGGTGCCGGGAGACGGCGTGTTTGTTCGCGAGCGAAACTGCGCACCGTGTCGACTTGATTGCCATCTGGCTCGATGCGGCAGGAGGCATCCAGCATTGACGTCACCGTCTGGGTGCGCCACAGCCCCGTTTCGCTGACCACATTCATTTGAGTTCCGTCGCGAATGACCTGCGCCGCGATCGATGCGGTCACCGAAATGGCCAGCTCAAACTCAGCCTCAGACGCATAAAGATCGCCGCGTGATGCATGGATGATCGTCAGTTGTGACCGACGCGTCTCCTGAAACTGTCGCACCATCAGCTGCCCGATCCGCGCCGAGGTGCGCCAGTGAACGTAACGGCGATCATCGCCAGGCACATAAGGCCGCAGCGCATGAAACGCAATGTCGTTGTTGGTGATCTTGTTCGATACTTGACCTTCGAGATCTCGCACCAAGCCCGCAGCAGAAGGCACAAGGCGAACGGTGCGCGGATGCACGAACAGATCCACCGCATCCGCCCACTTCAGCGCTCGGCGCAGCAACCCG
This window encodes:
- a CDS encoding transglutaminase domain-containing protein codes for the protein MRRTLSARTWADVSIVLALTIIGLLGFEPSFGGYSFLLPAIGGLVLGAATGIVASILRVNVVTTIVVAVVAYFLCGTAIAVPQQAPLFVLPTLQSLSTIAIGTVYGWADIVTLQTPIEAPQHITVVPYFATWLVALVSTSLAVRWLARARRSAWRFGIVLLGPLAIYVASILIGTDDPYQAGIRGVSFAVLALLWLGWHRTGGDNIAQAGATRMRTRKIAGTAVVLAAAVLLGGGAGWWIAPAQDQRFVLRDEIEPPFDPLQYPSPLAGFRHYTKQVTDDVLFTVSGLKAGDTVRLATLDSFTGKLWNVTGSESSADGSGTFSLVGRELPAQSFVTPERRTDVTFTMGEYADVWMPSIGYPTNLDFTAGSALDSTDSLRYNATTGTAVLTAGLSEGDSYTIDATLQQVVSIEDLADVPVAAVELPPVSSSPDIVTSKAQEYAADATAPAAQLEAIRLALTTTGFLSHGRASDTVASRAGHGADRITDLLERNQMVGDQEQYASAFALMARSFGYPARVVMGFAPEIVDGQTAEVTGGDVTAWVEVAFDDVGWVVFDPTPDETDIPQDQTPKPQSEPQPQVRQPPRVEADAEDLLTPVELEESDEDDEGVAFSIPGWVYAVGLSLLIPAMIIFMPLLIIGLYKLRRARRRRDAKAAHDQVAGAWEELVDQYSELGYDVPQKATRVMVAESLENQIGGEHRAFVEHANSPTEGAADTTAEPSQVTTLRPIAVLTDDAVFSGQEISAERSDEAWSTTTAAIEAGRAGLTKRRRIVSRYRIRSARDWASRISTKREDS
- a CDS encoding DUF58 domain-containing protein, with the protein product MTTDSSVIPEQRAGDERASAARTDSGLGSSSPMHTPVPRWLARAVESTRRVLRGTTAVVSPAVRAVARVVGPIVGVVTPLGWLVLALAAVSLALSVIFGWQEFTFLGTVLLAAVVVSVAFLFGRASYGVVVELNPRRVVVGDRALGRMVVTNVGSRALPPIRMELPVGQGVAEFQLPAMKPKDVHEELFAVPTAKRAVIVAGPAESVRGDQIGLLRRALKWADAVDLFVHPRTVRLVPSAAGLVRDLEGQVSNKITNNDIAFHALRPYVPGDDRRYVHWRTSARIGQLMVRQFQETRRSQLTIIHASRGDLYASEAEFELAISVTASIAAQVIRDGTQMNVVSETGLWRTQTVTSMLDASCRIEPDGNQVDTVRSFAREQTRRLPAPSVVMIVAGSGMSTADFRSVQSLFGQDTSQVAFHIVEGAEPTISAVAGLTVITIGDLADLSKLVRGLGG